CCGAGCGACACCCGTTCGATGCCGGGAATCCCGCCAGCCAGCACCGGGACGTAGAGGAGCGGGAGCAGGACCGCCGACCAGAATCCGGCGAACTGGAACGGCGACGCCAGCGCGTCGAGCGCCGAGCGAACGTCGAAGTCGTCGGCGATTCGGTCGTCGGTCAGTTCGTCCGTGAGGGGCGTGTCGAGAGTGGAGGGGGCGTTCGACATTGGGGTGGTCACCTATCTCTCGCTTTGACCCCTAACCCCATATAAAGGGCAGAGCGTTAGCAGCAATTCACGTCTTTCATCACCGACCCGCAGTTTTTCGTCGGTTTTACGCGATCATCTTGACGTTTTACGACGCGTTTAAAATGCTCTATAAATTTTAAAACGTACTCTCAGCTAGTCTCTCACAAAACCCAACGTCTTGGCATGACTTCTCGTCACAGGGCCGCGAACGTCCCGGTTCGAGGTCGAACCGGGACGTTCGCGCGCTCGTGAGACCGACTGCTCAGGCGCGGCGCTCGATGCAGTCGCCGACGCGCGCGAGTCCTTCCTCCAGTTCGTCGGTCGGCAGGCCGAACCCGATGCGGAAGTAGTCGTCGTAGCCGAACAGGTCGCCCGGCGCGAGGACGACGCTGGCCTCTTCGACGACCGTCGCGCAGAAGTCCACGCTCCCGTCGAAGCCTTCGGGCACCGAGATGAATCCGTTGACGCCCACGGGGTCGTACCACGAGAGGTCGTGGCGAGTCACGAACTCCCGGACGCGCTCGCGGTTGTGCGCGGCGAGTTCGCGGTTCTCGGCCAGAATCGCGTCCTCGCGCTCGCCGAGCGCCTGTCGGGCGAGGTGTTGGCCGAACAACGAGGGCGAGATGGTCGTGTAGTCTTTCCACTGCCACGCCCGTTCGATGACCTCCGAAGGTCCCGCAATCCACCCGAACCGCAGGCCAGCGAGACCGTACGCCTTCGTCAAACTGGTCGTGCTGATGCCGTACTCGCCCATGCTCGCCACGGGCGGGAGCGGGTCCGACGACAGCAGGCGGTACACCTCGTCACACAGCAGGTAGGCGTCCGCGTCGGCGGCGAGGTCGTAGAGCGCCCGCACTTTCTCTTCGGGGTGGTAGCGCCCGGTCGGGTTGTTCGGGTTGTTCAGCACCACGACCGACGTTTCCGGGCGAATCGCGTCCGCGACGGCGTCCACGTCGAGTTCCCAGTTCGGCGGTTCGAGCGGGACCCGAGTCACGTCCCCGATTGCCTCCGGCACAGCGTGGAGCGCCTGATACGTCGGCGTGACGACGACGGCGTGGCTCTCGCCGCTCGCGCTATTTCCGCCGTCCAGCAGCGACAGGAACGCGAGGAAGTTGGCCTCCTGCGCGCCGCAGGTGAACAGCACTTCGTCGGTCCCGCGGTCGTAGCGGTCGGCGACTTGCTCACGGAGTTCCGGGTCCCCGTTGGTCGGGATGACGTAGCCGAGTTTGCCGGGGTTCAGGTCGAACCGGTCGGCCTCCAGACTCCGGATGCCGCTCTCGGCGAGCATGATGTCGGCCTCGTGTTCGTACTTGGCGAACCAGCGTTCGAGTTCGAAGGGCGCGATGTCCATACCGAAGCCTCGTCGCCAGCGAGGGTAAAGACACGGGAAGGCTGAACTCCGGAACCCGGACCTGACAACGCTCCGCCACACCTAAGTCGTCTACCTCTTTTCGGGCCAGTATGAAGAGTCGGGCGAGCGCGGTCCTCGGACACGGTGCCCGAGCGGCGCTGCTCGTCGGCGGGAACGCGCTCCCGCTGGTCGGCGTGCTGGTCTGGGAGTGGAACCTCGCGGCGTTGCTCGTCCTCTACGGTATCGAGGGCGTCGTCACCGCGGTGTTCGCCGCGCTGAAGACGCTATTCGCCGAACAAGTTCCGAGCGCGAAGTTCGGTAGCACCGACCTCCCGTTCTCGGAACTGCTGGACAAGCGCGGCGGCGTCGCGTTTCGAGAGGGATGGCCGCCTGTCTACCCGCGAAACTTGCCGTTCGCGCTCGGGATGGCCGGGAGTTTCCTGTTCGTCTGGGTCGGAATCGCCGTCCTCGTGCTGGCGGACTTCCTGCTCTCGGCGTCGGCCGCGCTCCCGGCGACGGTCCTACTCTCGGCGGTCGGACTGGTCGCAGCGCGCGCAAATGAGTTCCGCACCGAGTACATCGGACGGGCGGAGTACACCGACGTTTCCGCGCGCGCGGCCGGTTCGTCCGCCGCTCGGCAGATGATTCTGGTCGTCTTGCTCCTGCCGTTGCTCGCCGTGGTGGACGAATCGCGCGCCGCGGGGACCGTCCTGTTGATGGTCATCGTCGCGGTCAAGACACTCGCCGACGCGTACGGCTTCTGGGTTGACCACCTTGAGAAAGAACCGCTCCGCATCGGCGAGTGGGTTTTCGGCAATGTCGAGACCGGCGACCCGCCGCCGAGCATCGACGCGCCCGAGAGCGCGCCCGACGAGCGCGTCCGGACCGACACCTCGGCCGTGCTGTTCACCAGTCTGATTCCGGTCGCGCTCGTGCTCTTGACTCGGGGCGGAATCATCCTGATACTGCTCTCGGCGCTGTTGTTCCTCGTGGTCGGTCTCTGGGCGCTTCTCGCGGCCGCGGTCGTACTCGCCGTCGTCGTAACCCCCAGCGTGTTGGTTCATTACGCCCGCTTTGGGACCCTCGAATACCAACGTCGGGGCGATGCGCTTGTCTGCTACGACACGTTGCTCGACGCGCCCCAGTGGGTCTGTCCGGTCGAGGAAATCCGGGACCCTTCGGCCCGGCGTCGCATCACGAGCAGACTGTTCGGAACGACCGTCGTCGAGTTCGCCGACGACTCCGGTGAGTCGTATCGCCTCGGTCCCGTCTCCGACGCCGACGCCGCCATCGAACGTCTCGGTTTCCCCGAGTTCGACACGAGTCAGGACGACCCGAACCGACAGATAGCGGCGGCCGCGCTCGGTCTGGCCTGCTTCTTTCTCGCCATCCCCGCGGTGCTGTATCTCGCTCCTGTCGCCTCGGAGGCCGAAGCGGTCGCGGTCGCGTTCATCATGATTCCGACGATGGCGATGGTCGTCGCGCCGTTGCTCTGGGTCTCGCTGTACAACGCTTGACAAGCGCTTCCGAACTCACCGAGAGGAAACGAACCAACGCCTCAGACGTACATCAACGGAATCATGGCGACGACCCCGGCCGCCAGTCCGGCGAGCAGTTCCCGGCGGCCCCCGCCGGGGAGTTCCGCGCCGGTCTCCAGCGCCTCGGGAATGAACTCGGTGAGGACGAGGTATATCATCGCGCCCGCGGCGAACCCGAACCCGAAGGGGAGGAACGACTCGGCCCACCGGACGAACGCGAAGGCCACGACCGCGCCGATGGGTTGGGGGAGACTGGAGAACACCGCCGCGCCGACCATCCGCCACTTGCTCACGTCCATCGCGCGCATCGGGATGGCGATGGCGGTCCCCTCCGGCACGTTGTGGATGGAGATGGCGACGGTCATGAACACCGCGAGGAGGGGGACGGTGAAGCCCAAAATCGAGAGACCGCCCTCCAGACCCAACTCCGCGAACGAGACGCCGACTGCGACGCCCTCGGGGAAACTGTGGACCGTCAGGATGCCGAGGATGAGGACGAGTTTCTTGAGGTCGCCCTCCGCGAACGCTTCGGCCTCCATCGCGTGTTCGTCGTGGTCGTGACCCCCGCCGTCGGCGTGGACGGCCTCCGCGTCGCCAGCGCCGTGGTCGTGAGCGGCGTGGTCGTCTTCCTCCTCTTCCTCGCTACCGAGGTCGATGGCGTCGAGCGCTCGGTCTGCGACTTCCACGAGGACGACGCCCGCGAGCAGGCCGCCGACCATCAGCGTCGGAAAGCCGCCCGCCGTGTAGGCCAGCCCTTCGTTTATCAGGCCGAACAGCGACGCCGACACCATGATTCCCGACGCGATTCCCCACAGCGCCACGTTCCAGCGGTCGCTGAAGTCATCGACCACGAAGAACGGGAGCGCGCCGAGTCCCGTCGCCAGCGCCGTCACGAGGCCCGCGACGAACACCAGCACGAGATTTTCGACTCCTACCATGTGCATCTCTTCTCACCACCGTCCAAAAAGACTTTCCAAAATCAAAAATTAGTTTTTGGCTATCCTAAAACCAGTGCGCGTCGTCGCTCTCGGCAGAGCACACCATCGAGTATCAGCGGGTAGTTACCGAAAACGCGCCGCGCGTTCTCTGGGAACGCCGACGTGGTCGTCCACACCGCGGCGGCGTCACTCCCCGCCGCGGCGCTGTCGCATCTCGTGGCGGGTGAACTGGGGCGTCACTCGGGTCCCCTTCTGCCCGCGGAAGTTCTTGTAGAGCAGGGCGGCGACGCCGAACGAGAAGACACCCGCGACCCCCGCGGCCTCGACGTTGGTCAGCGCGTAGAGGAACGCGGTCGAGAACACGCCCGAGGCGAGCATCATGCCGTAGACGAGTCGCTTGGCTAGCTTCTCGAACACGTCGTTGCCGTCTTCCACGTCGGCGCGGACGTAGAAGTCGTCGCGCTCGATGCGGTCGAGGGTGTTCTCCAACTTGGGCGGGACCCGGACCGACGACTGGATGGAGCGCTGAATCTGGTCGCCGGTCTCGCTGGCGAACTGCTTTATCGACTCCTCGCGGTAGCCCTGCTCGGTCAGGTAGTCGGTCGCCACCGAGATGAAGTCGAAGCCGGGGTCGAGCGTCACGCAGACCCCTTCGACAACGGTGGCGACCCGCAGGACCAGCGCGAGGTTCGAGGGGAGTCGCAGGGGGAACTCGTAGATGGTATCCTCGACCTGCTCGACTATCTGTTGGACCCGGTAGTTCTCGATGTCCTCGCCGCGGGCGTCCTCGATGGCCAACTCCATCACATTCCCCATCGTCTTGCGGTCGGCCTCCGGGCTGAGAGTACCCATCTCCACGAGCGCGTCCAAGATGGCGTCGATGTCTTGGTTCGCCACGCCGATGTAGAACTCGATTATCTTGTTCTGGATGAACTCGTCTACCCGGCCCGACATCCCGAAGTCGTAGAAGACGATGGTGCCGTCGGATTGGACGGCAAGGTTGCCGGGATGGGGGTCGGCGTGGAACACGCCGTCTTCCAGCATCATCTGGAGGTACGCCTCTTGGAGGTTGACCGCGAGCTGGTGGCGGTCCACGCCCACCGCGTCCAGTTCCTCCACGTCGTTTATTTTCGTGCCCGTGATGTAGTCCATCGTCAGCACGCGCGACCCGGAGTGGGAATCTATCACTGCGGGAATCGCCACGTTGTCGTTGCCCTCGAAGTTCGACCGAATCTCGGTGAGCATCGCGGCTTCGCGCTCGTAGTCCATCTCCTGTCGAATCGTGCGGTCGAACTCGTCGGCGAGGTTGTCCAGCGAGAACGCCCGTGCCTGCCCGATGAATCGCATCAGGATGGGGAGCGACCACTGGATGACCCGGAGGTCGGCGTTGACCAGTTCCTCGATACCCGGTCGCCGGATCTTCACGGCGACCTCTTCGCCGTCGATTTCGGCGGTGTAGACCTGTCCGAGACTCGCACCGGAGATAGCGTCGGTGTCGAACTCGTCGAAATGCTCCTCGATGGGTCCCACTTCGTCTTCGAGGACCGCGCGCGCCTCCGCCCAGTCGGCGGGGGGCACCTCGTCTTGGAGCTTCGACAACTCGTCAACGTACTCGGGCGGCAGGATGTCCGGGCGCGTCGAGAGCAGTTGGCCGAGTTTGATGAACGTCGGCCCGAGCGTGAGCAGCGACTCCAGCAGGGTGTTGGCGCGCTCGACGCGCGTCTGGCTATCGACCCGGCGCGACCGTCCGAACAGCAGGAACCGGCGACGGTCGCGGGCGTAACTCAGCAACAGCGGCAGGAAGTGGTACGCGACGACGAAGAATCGCCGGTACGCACGAAGATTACCCAGTGTGACCACCTCGCGGCGTCACCGACTCTCGATGGGGATTTCTCGTTCGGGTGCCGCCTCGCGCTTCGGGAGGCGAATCTCCAACACGCCGCGGTCGATGGTCGCCTCCGCGTCCGCCCCTGTGGCGTCCGGCGGGAGCGGCAGGTCGGCGTCGAGGAACAGCGACCGCTCCTCTTGGAGGTAGGAGTACGACATCGGTACGTCCTTCTCGCGGCGCGCCTCGATTTCGAGTCGCCCGTCGGTGACGCCCACGTCCACCGTCTCGTCGTTGACTCCCGGCACGTCGATGACCAACAGGTAGGCGTCGTCGCTCTCCAGCAAGTCGGCGAACACCGCGTCCGGCAACTCTCGCATGGCTTCACGAAGCGCTGACATACCTGCGTCTTAGGACGGAAGGGCGAAAAAGGGTGTGGTCGCGGTCTGGGCGGCGAGGCTCTGGACGGCGCGTCAATCGAAACACGACAGTGATATGTTCCGAGAGCGAGCTATCGCTGTCAATGAGCCGGGAGGAAGGTGACGACTCCGAGAGAAACAGTTTGGCGCGACTCCGGTTTGGATTGCAGGTGTTGTTCGCAGTCGCCTTCGCGGTCCTGTTCGTCGTGGTCGGGGCGACACCCGGCGAGTGGGGTCTCCCGCTCGGCGTCACGCTGGCGGCCTTCTTCGTGTACTGGATATTTCGTGAGCAGATCGAACGGCACCTGACCGGTCCGCAGGAGTGGGGATTGTTCGCACTTTCGGGCGTTCTCGTGGTCGCCGCCGCCATCGTAGAGGGTGCCGAACTCACTGATGGCATGCTTCTCAGTCTAATCAGCTTCCTCGGCGTCTCCGTGATATTCAGCTATCGAGCCATCAAGCGTCGGTGATTTCTCGGTCGAGAGGACACTCCCACACGTTTTTGCCCGCTGACGGCCGATTTTCACTCATGACCGAAGAGCAACCGGACCGAAAGCGGTCCGGGTTCAAGGACAAGACGCGCGTTGGCGAGGCCCGCGAGCGCCTGCTCGACGCCGTCACGTCTCACGACCGGACCGAGGAGGTGCGACTTGCCGCCGCGGACGACCGGGTGCTGGTCGAGGAAGTCGTCGCCGCGCGAAACGTTCCTCACTACCCGCGGGCCGCGATGGACGGCTACGCGGTCCGCGCCGAGGACACCTTCGGCGCGAGCGACCGCTCGCCGGAGGTGCTTCGGAGCACGGGCGCGGCCGACGACGCCGACGAAGTGCCCACCAAGGGTGCAGTCCGCGTCCACACCGGGAGCGAACTGCCCGAGGGCGCGGACGCTGTGGTGATGATAGAGCAGGTAGACGAATTCGGCTCCGAAGTCGAAATCTTCGACGCCGTCGCAGAGGGCGAGAACGTCGCGCCGGTCGGCGAGGACGTGGAGTCGGGCCAGCACCTCTACGCCCCCGGCCACCGCCTCCGGCCCTCCGATTTGGGACTGCTGAAGTCCGTCGGCGTGGAGTCGGTCGCAGTCCGCGAGCGGCCGACGGTCGGCGTGATTCCCACCGGCGAGGAACTGGTTCAGTCCGACCCCGGTCCCGGCGAAGTCGTCGAGACCAACGGGCTGACCGTCTCACAGTACGTCGAGCGGTGGGGCGGGCAAGCGATCTACCGCGACGTGGTGACCGACGACCCCGACGCGCTCCGGGCGGCCATCCAGCGCGACCTGACCAAGGACGTTGTGGTCACGACCGGCGGGTCGTCGGTCGGCGAGCGCGACCTGCTCCCCGAAGTCCTCTCGGACCTCGGGGAAATTCTGTTCCACGGCGTCGCCCTGAAGCCGGGCCACCCTGTCGCGGTGGGCGTCGTCGAGGAGACACCCATCATCGCGCTCCCCGGCTATCCGGTTGCGTGCATCGTCAACGCGGTCCAGTTCCTCCGGCCCGCGCTGAAGGCGGTCGGCGGGCTTCCCTGCCGGTCGTTCCCGACGACGGCGGCGCGACTCGACCGGAAGATTCGGAGCGAACCGGGAATCCGGACGTTCGCGCGGGTGCAACTTGACGAGGGCGGAGAGACCGGAGAAACGACCGCTACGCCGACCAGAGCCTCCG
This genomic stretch from Halorussus pelagicus harbors:
- a CDS encoding aminotransferase class I/II-fold pyridoxal phosphate-dependent enzyme; its protein translation is MDIAPFELERWFAKYEHEADIMLAESGIRSLEADRFDLNPGKLGYVIPTNGDPELREQVADRYDRGTDEVLFTCGAQEANFLAFLSLLDGGNSASGESHAVVVTPTYQALHAVPEAIGDVTRVPLEPPNWELDVDAVADAIRPETSVVVLNNPNNPTGRYHPEEKVRALYDLAADADAYLLCDEVYRLLSSDPLPPVASMGEYGISTTSLTKAYGLAGLRFGWIAGPSEVIERAWQWKDYTTISPSLFGQHLARQALGEREDAILAENRELAAHNRERVREFVTRHDLSWYDPVGVNGFISVPEGFDGSVDFCATVVEEASVVLAPGDLFGYDDYFRIGFGLPTDELEEGLARVGDCIERRA
- a CDS encoding DUF6498-containing protein, with product MKSRASAVLGHGARAALLVGGNALPLVGVLVWEWNLAALLVLYGIEGVVTAVFAALKTLFAEQVPSAKFGSTDLPFSELLDKRGGVAFREGWPPVYPRNLPFALGMAGSFLFVWVGIAVLVLADFLLSASAALPATVLLSAVGLVAARANEFRTEYIGRAEYTDVSARAAGSSAARQMILVVLLLPLLAVVDESRAAGTVLLMVIVAVKTLADAYGFWVDHLEKEPLRIGEWVFGNVETGDPPPSIDAPESAPDERVRTDTSAVLFTSLIPVALVLLTRGGIILILLSALLFLVVGLWALLAAAVVLAVVVTPSVLVHYARFGTLEYQRRGDALVCYDTLLDAPQWVCPVEEIRDPSARRRITSRLFGTTVVEFADDSGESYRLGPVSDADAAIERLGFPEFDTSQDDPNRQIAAAALGLACFFLAIPAVLYLAPVASEAEAVAVAFIMIPTMAMVVAPLLWVSLYNA
- a CDS encoding ZIP family metal transporter; this translates as MVGVENLVLVFVAGLVTALATGLGALPFFVVDDFSDRWNVALWGIASGIMVSASLFGLINEGLAYTAGGFPTLMVGGLLAGVVLVEVADRALDAIDLGSEEEEEDDHAAHDHGAGDAEAVHADGGGHDHDEHAMEAEAFAEGDLKKLVLILGILTVHSFPEGVAVGVSFAELGLEGGLSILGFTVPLLAVFMTVAISIHNVPEGTAIAIPMRAMDVSKWRMVGAAVFSSLPQPIGAVVAFAFVRWAESFLPFGFGFAAGAMIYLVLTEFIPEALETGAELPGGGRRELLAGLAAGVVAMIPLMYV
- a CDS encoding ABC1 kinase family protein — encoded protein: MVTLGNLRAYRRFFVVAYHFLPLLLSYARDRRRFLLFGRSRRVDSQTRVERANTLLESLLTLGPTFIKLGQLLSTRPDILPPEYVDELSKLQDEVPPADWAEARAVLEDEVGPIEEHFDEFDTDAISGASLGQVYTAEIDGEEVAVKIRRPGIEELVNADLRVIQWSLPILMRFIGQARAFSLDNLADEFDRTIRQEMDYEREAAMLTEIRSNFEGNDNVAIPAVIDSHSGSRVLTMDYITGTKINDVEELDAVGVDRHQLAVNLQEAYLQMMLEDGVFHADPHPGNLAVQSDGTIVFYDFGMSGRVDEFIQNKIIEFYIGVANQDIDAILDALVEMGTLSPEADRKTMGNVMELAIEDARGEDIENYRVQQIVEQVEDTIYEFPLRLPSNLALVLRVATVVEGVCVTLDPGFDFISVATDYLTEQGYREESIKQFASETGDQIQRSIQSSVRVPPKLENTLDRIERDDFYVRADVEDGNDVFEKLAKRLVYGMMLASGVFSTAFLYALTNVEAAGVAGVFSFGVAALLYKNFRGQKGTRVTPQFTRHEMRQRRGGE
- a CDS encoding Hsp20/alpha crystallin family protein; protein product: MSALREAMRELPDAVFADLLESDDAYLLVIDVPGVNDETVDVGVTDGRLEIEARREKDVPMSYSYLQEERSLFLDADLPLPPDATGADAEATIDRGVLEIRLPKREAAPEREIPIESR
- a CDS encoding aminoglycoside phosphotransferase, giving the protein MSREEGDDSERNSLARLRFGLQVLFAVAFAVLFVVVGATPGEWGLPLGVTLAAFFVYWIFREQIERHLTGPQEWGLFALSGVLVVAAAIVEGAELTDGMLLSLISFLGVSVIFSYRAIKRR
- a CDS encoding molybdopterin molybdotransferase MoeA; protein product: MTEEQPDRKRSGFKDKTRVGEARERLLDAVTSHDRTEEVRLAAADDRVLVEEVVAARNVPHYPRAAMDGYAVRAEDTFGASDRSPEVLRSTGAADDADEVPTKGAVRVHTGSELPEGADAVVMIEQVDEFGSEVEIFDAVAEGENVAPVGEDVESGQHLYAPGHRLRPSDLGLLKSVGVESVAVRERPTVGVIPTGEELVQSDPGPGEVVETNGLTVSQYVERWGGQAIYRDVVTDDPDALRAAIQRDLTKDVVVTTGGSSVGERDLLPEVLSDLGEILFHGVALKPGHPVAVGVVEETPIIALPGYPVACIVNAVQFLRPALKAVGGLPCRSFPTTAARLDRKIRSEPGIRTFARVQLDEGGETGETTATPTRASGSGVLSSVALADGWVEVPEGREGIPAGETVAVQDWEWSA